CCAAAGAATTAGGCCGAAAGAGGAACCAGGATACCTTTTCTTAGCTTTAAAATGAGAGGTAAATTCCCAATCTCCCAAAGGAACCTCTTTAACTAAAAGTGGGGCTCCCTTTTTTGTCTCTCCTTTTCTATAACAAAGGCTAATATCCTGATAAGGATTCGAATAAAGAAATAAATGATAAGAAGTATAAAAGAAATAAAGGTCATTACCTTCAGGGTCACTCCAGAACCATCCCTGAGCCTGTGAGTGAATACAACTAAGAAAAGTAAAAACTATACAAAAAACAGTTAGAAGAATTTTTATAACACTCATTTTCTTCCGTAATCAAATTATAACATAGAATAAAAAGGGACATCCCCTCCCTTGAGGATGTCCCCTTTAGGCAAAGCCTAACAATGAACATATAAATTAATTATGCTCTTTTCTAAGCTACCATCTTACCTAATTCATATCCTATATTAAAAGCTTTAAGGTTTTTATCCTCTGTACCTTGGGGAACTCTAGCAAGTATAGCCTTTTCAAAGGATTCCTTCTTGACTATATTTTCTATTAAAGCACATAATACTCCTAATGCAATTATATTAGCAAAAAGAGGAGTTCCAAAGCTATCCACGCTCGTTTTCACTATCGGAAGATGCAAAAGCTTTCCCTTAACCTGAGGAAGCTTTCTAACAAAAAAATCGTCCACTATAAGTATACCGCCCTCTTTAAGATCAGTACCATGCTTATCCGCAGACTCTTGAGTCAAAGCTATAACTATATCAGGAGAGGCAACTTTGGGATAATCTATCTCCACATCACTTATTACCACCTCAGATTTACTTGCACCACCTCTTGCTTCCGGACCATAAGACTGAGTCTGAACTGCATTCTTTCCCTCATAAACAGCCACTGCCTCTCCAAGGATTACCCCAGCAAGGACTATACCTTGTCCCCCCGCCCCTGAAAATCTAACCTCAAAGCGCCCTATCATTCTTCAGTCCCCTCCTCCTGAGCCACCTTGCACAGATCCTGATAGAGCTGGGTGTATTCTATCATCTCCTTATCCGCAAACTCCCCGATAACTATTTTGCCTTCAAGCTCTTGAGGAGACATCTCCTTAGCCTTAGATATAGGAAAACTATTATTTTTTAGCCATTCCATCATCTCAACTGGTCCTCTAAGTCTATTCCTTCTCCCAAACTGAGTAGGACAAACCGATACAATTTCAACGAAGGAAAAGCCCTTCTTTTCCAAAGCCCTCTTTATAAACTTTTCTGTCTGAGGAACGTGAAATACCGTAGCCCTGGCTACATAAACCGCTCCAGCTGCAATAGCAAGATTACATAAATCAAACTGGCGTTCAATAAAACCATAAGGCGCTGTGGATCCCTTAGCCCCATGGGGAGTAGTTGGTGAAGCTTGCCCACCTGTCATTCCATATATGTAGTTATTTAAGACTATCGCAGTCATATCTAGATTTCTTCTTGCCGCATGAATAAAGTGATTTCCTCCTATGGCAGCACAATCTCCGTCACCCATGACAGCTACAACCTTTAACTTAGGATTAGCAAGTTTAATTCCAGTAGCAAAAGCCAAAGCTCTTCCGTGAGTAGTATGAAGGGTGTTGGCATTGATATATCCAGGAATCCTTGAAGAACAACCTATTCCTGAAACTACCATGACCTCTTCAGGATTATATCCCATAGAATCGAAAGCCCTGACTAAAGCATGAAGGGCAATACCATGGCCGCAACCAGCACAAAATATATGTGGGAAAAGCCCCAACCTTAAAAACCGAGCGATATTTCCGCGGGGCATCTTAGACAACCTCCTTTATCTTTTCTAATATTTGGCCTGGGGTTATCATCTCGGTATCAAGTCTAAGTAAACTGTATACTTCACATTTGCCACGAATAGCCCTCTCAACCTCCCTAACCATAAGCCCAGGATTCATCTCGGGAACTATAATCGCTTTAACCTTAGAAGCTGCTTCCCTTAAAGGTTCGTCCGGAAAAGGCCAAAGCATGACTGGTCTAAACAAACCTACCTTATATCC
This DNA window, taken from Synergistota bacterium, encodes the following:
- a CDS encoding 2-oxoacid:ferredoxin oxidoreductase subunit beta; this encodes MPRGNIARFLRLGLFPHIFCAGCGHGIALHALVRAFDSMGYNPEEVMVVSGIGCSSRIPGYINANTLHTTHGRALAFATGIKLANPKLKVVAVMGDGDCAAIGGNHFIHAARRNLDMTAIVLNNYIYGMTGGQASPTTPHGAKGSTAPYGFIERQFDLCNLAIAAGAVYVARATVFHVPQTEKFIKRALEKKGFSFVEIVSVCPTQFGRRNRLRGPVEMMEWLKNNSFPISKAKEMSPQELEGKIVIGEFADKEMIEYTQLYQDLCKVAQEEGTEE
- a CDS encoding 2-oxoacid:acceptor oxidoreductase family protein, producing the protein MIGRFEVRFSGAGGQGIVLAGVILGEAVAVYEGKNAVQTQSYGPEARGGASKSEVVISDVEIDYPKVASPDIVIALTQESADKHGTDLKEGGILIVDDFFVRKLPQVKGKLLHLPIVKTSVDSFGTPLFANIIALGVLCALIENIVKKESFEKAILARVPQGTEDKNLKAFNIGYELGKMVA